Proteins from a genomic interval of Physeter macrocephalus isolate SW-GA chromosome 21, ASM283717v5, whole genome shotgun sequence:
- the TSPYL2 gene encoding testis-specific Y-encoded-like protein 2 isoform X1 — protein sequence MDGPDEGPPAKARRLSSSESPQSELPPPPPPPPPPLLRLPLPPPQQRPRLREETEAAQVLADMRGVGLGPALPPPPPYVILEEGGIRAYFTLGAGGPGWEPAIESGYGGAPPPTESLETLSPSEVSGGSLEIDFQVTEPSSFAGEKALETCSAGGRGYQRLAGPRGREETVIIVEDDDEDEKESVRKRRRRRKRKPRKVKRESREKNAEKIECILQALENIQLDLEAVNIKAGKAFLRLKRKFIQMRRPFLERRDLIIQHIPGFWVKAFLNHPKISILINQRDEDIFRYLTNLQVQDLRHISMGYKMKLYFQTNPYFTNMVIVKEFQRNRSGRLVSHSTPIRWHRGQEPQAHRHRNQDASHSFFSWFSNHSLPEADRIAEIIKNDLWVNPVRYYMMGEGGYRASRKKQEKEESKNRDEYEVVIVEDSDDYHIMEDIIGETSDSDGITDNETIHDIKISDFMETTDCFETTDNEITDISESLCDSECPDHNESIDSETTDNESPDDNETTDNNESADDNETTDNNESTDDNNENPDDNNENPDDNSENPEDNNTDDNEENPDDNEENTDDNDENADGDENPNGDDENPKGGNHSSNGSNQDSSDSDNGDNDGSDIEDNDGNEGDNEGSDDDGNEGDNEGSDDDDRDIEDYENDLEDFDKDHHNSANQDDFEDEVENISVEESSVEEEEEGSEEGSEQEGEDSDDEEGSEEEEEGIEEDSEGGEDSEDSDMEEVLQVPNPWANPGKRGKTG from the exons ATGGACGGCCCGGATGAGGGGCCTCCGGCCAAGGCCCGCCGCCTCAGTAGCTCCGAGTCCCCTCAGAGcgagctgccgccgccgccgccgccgccgccgccacctctCTTGCGCCTGCCCCTGCCTCCACCTCAGCAGCGCCCGAGGCTCCGGGAGGAAACCGAGGCGGCACAGGTGCTGGCTGACATGAGGGGGGTGGGACTGGGCCCCGCTctgcccccgccgccgccctATGTCATTCTGGAGGAGGGGGGGATCCGCGCGTACTTCACCTTGGGGGCTGGGGGTCCCGGCTGGGAGCCCGCGATCGAGTCAGGGTACGGGGGGGCGCCCCCTCCCACGGAGAGCCTGGAAACGCTTTCTCCCTCGGAGGTTTCTGGGGGAAGCCTGGAGATTGACTTCCAGGTGACGGAGCCCAGCAGCTTTGCAGGAGAGAAGGCCCTAGAAACCTGTAGCGCAGGGGGGCGGGGGTACCAGAGGTTAGCCGGcccaagggggagggaagagaccGTCATCATCGTGGAAGACGACGACGAGGATGAAAAGGAAAgtgtgaggaagaggaggaggaggaggaagaggaagcccAGGAAGGTGAAGAGGGAAAGCCGAGAGAAGAATGCCGAGAAGATAGAGTGCATCCTGCAGGCGCTGGAAAACATTCAGCTGGACCTGGAGGCGGTGAATATCAAGGCGGGCAAGGCCTTCCTCCGTCTCAAGCGCAAGTTCATCCAGATGCGAAGACCCTTCCTGGAGCGCAGAGATCTCATCATCCAGCATATCCCAGGCTTCTGGGTCAAAGCA TTCCTCAACCACCCCAAAATTTCAATCTTGATCAACCAACGCGATGAAGACATTTTCCGCTACTTGACCAATCTGCAG GTACAGGATCTCAGACATATCTCCATGGGCTACAAAATGAAGCTGTACTTCCAGACAAACCCCTACTTCACAAATATGGTGATCGTCAAGGAGTTCCAGCGCAACCGCTCGG GCCGGCTGGTGTCTCACTCCACCCCAATTCGCTGGCACCGGGGCCAGGAACCTCAGGCCCACAGGCACAGGAACCAGGATGCCAGCCACAGCTTCTTCAGCTGGTTCTCAAACCATAGCCTCCCAGAGGCCGACAGGATTGCTGAG ATTATCAAGAATGACCTGTGGGTTAACCCCGTGCGTTACTACATGATGGGAGAAGGGGGCTACAGGGCAAGcagaaagaagcaagaaaaggaagaaag TAAAAACAGGGATGAATATGAGGTGGTGATCGTGGAAGACTCCGATGACTATCACATCATGGAAGACATAATTGGAGAGACCTCAGACAGTGATGGTATCACCGACAATGAGACCATTCATGACATCAAGATCTCTGACTTCATGGAGACCACTGACTGCTTCGAGACCACTGACAACGAGATAACTGACATCAGCGAGAGCCTCTGTGACAGTGAGTGCCCTGACCACAATGAGAGCATTGACAGTGAGACCACTGATAATGAGAGCCCCGATGACAACGAAACCACTGATAACAATGAGAGTGCTGATGACAACGAGACCACTGACAACAATGAGAGTACCGATGACAACAATGAGAATCCTGATGACAACAATGAGAACCCCGATGACAACAGTGAGAACCCTGAAGACAACAACACTGATGACAATGAAGAGAACCCTGATGACAACGAAGAGAACACTGATGATAACGATGAGAACGCTGATGGTGACGAGAACCCCAATGGTGATGATGAGAACCCCAAAGGTGGCAACCACAGCAGCAACGGCAGCAACCAGGACAGCAGCGACAGTGACAATGGAGACAATGACGGCAGTGATATTGAAGATAATGATGGCAACGAAGGTGACAATGAAGGTAGTGATGATGATGGCAATGAAGGTGACAATGAAGGCAGCGATGATGACGACAGAGACATTGAAGACTATGAGAATGACCTTGAAGACTTTGACAAGGATCACCATAACAGCGCCAACCAGGATGACTTTGAGGACGAGGTAGAGAACATCTCCGTAGAAGAATCATcagtggaggaagaagaggagggcagTGAGGAAG GCAGTGAGCAAGAAGGTGAGGACAGTGATGATGAGGAAGGaagcgaggaggaggaggaaggaatcGAAGAAGACTCAGAAGGAGGGGAAGACTCAGAAGACTCCGACATGGAGGAGGTGCTTCAGGTCCCAAACCCTTGGGCCAACCCGGGGAAGAGGGGCAAAACGGGATAA
- the GPR173 gene encoding probable G-protein coupled receptor 173: MANTTGEPEEVSGALSPPSASAYVKLVLLGLIMCVSLAGNAILSLLVLKERALHKAPYYFLLDLCLADGIRSAVCFPFVLASVRHGSSWTFSALSCKIVAFMAVLFCFHAAFMLFCISVTRYMAIAHHRFYAKRMTLWTCAAVICMAWTLSVAMAFPPVFDVGTYKFIREEDQCIFEHRYFKANDTLGFMLMLAVLMAATHAVYGKLLLFEYRHRKMKPVQMVPAISQNWTFHGPGATGQAAANWIAGFGRGPMPPTLLGIRQNGHAASRRLLGMDEVKGEKQLGRMFYAITLLFLLLWSPYIVACYWRVFVKACAVPHRYLATAVWMSFAQAAVNPIVCFLLNKDLKKCLRTHAPCWGTGGAPAPREPYCVM, from the coding sequence ATGGCCAACACCACTGGAGAGCCTGAGGAGGTGAGCGGCGCACTGTCTCCACCATCAGCATCGGCTTACGTGAAGCTAGTGCTGCTGGGACTGATCATGTGCGTGAGCCTGGCGGGCAATGCCATCTTGTCCCTGCTGGTGCTCAAGGAGCGTGCCCTGCACAAGGCTCCTTACTACTTTCTGCTGGACCTGTGCCTGGCTGATGGCATACGCTCTGCCGTCTGCTTCCCCTTTGTGCTGGCTTCTGTGCGCCACGGCTCCTCATGGACCTTCAGTGCGCTCAGCTGCAAGATTGTGGCCTTTATGGCCGTGCTCTTTTGCTTCCATGCGGCCTTCATGCTGTTCTGCATCAGCGTCACACGCTACATGGCCATCGCCCACCACCGCTTCTACGCCAAGCGCATGACACTCTGGACATGCGCAGCTGTCATCTGCATGGCCTGGACCCTGTCTGTGGCCATGGCCTTCCCACCTGTCTTCGACGTGGGCACCTACAAGTTCATCCGTGAGGAGGACCAGTGCATCTTTGAGCATCGCTACTTCAAGGCCAATGACACGCTGGGCTTCATGCTTATGTTGGCTGTGCTCATGGCAGCCACACATGCTGTCTATGGCAAGCTACTCCTCTTCGAGTATCGTCACCGCAAGATGAAGCCCGTGCAGATGGTGCCAGCCATCAGCCAGAACTGGACATTCCATGGCCCTGGGGCCACCGGCCAGGCTGCTGCCAACTGGATCGCTGGCTTTGGCCGTGGGCCCATGCCACCAACCCTGCTGGGTATCCGGCAGAATGGGCATGCAGCCAGCCGGCGGCTGCTGGGCATGGACGAGGTCAAGGGTGAAAAGCAGCTGGGCCGTATGTTCTACGCGATCACACTGctcttcctgctcctctggtcaCCCTACATCGTGGCCTGCTACTGGCGAGTGTTTGTGAAAGCCTGTGCCGTGCCCCACCGTTACCTGGCCACCGCTGTTTGGATGAGCTTCGCCCAGGCTGCCGTCAACCCGATTGTCTGCTTCCTGCTCAACAAGGACCTCAAGAAGTGCCTGAGGACTCACGCCCCCTGCTGGGGCACAGGAGGTGCCCCGGCTCCTAGAGAACCCTACTGTGTCATGTGA
- the TSPYL2 gene encoding testis-specific Y-encoded-like protein 2 isoform X2 produces the protein MDGPDEGPPAKARRLSSSESPQSELPPPPPPPPPPLLRLPLPPPQQRPRLREETEAAQSLLDLNCSLHQFLNHPKISILINQRDEDIFRYLTNLQVQDLRHISMGYKMKLYFQTNPYFTNMVIVKEFQRNRSGRLVSHSTPIRWHRGQEPQAHRHRNQDASHSFFSWFSNHSLPEADRIAEIIKNDLWVNPVRYYMMGEGGYRASRKKQEKEESKNRDEYEVVIVEDSDDYHIMEDIIGETSDSDGITDNETIHDIKISDFMETTDCFETTDNEITDISESLCDSECPDHNESIDSETTDNESPDDNETTDNNESADDNETTDNNESTDDNNENPDDNNENPDDNSENPEDNNTDDNEENPDDNEENTDDNDENADGDENPNGDDENPKGGNHSSNGSNQDSSDSDNGDNDGSDIEDNDGNEGDNEGSDDDGNEGDNEGSDDDDRDIEDYENDLEDFDKDHHNSANQDDFEDEVENISVEESSVEEEEEGSEEGSEQEGEDSDDEEGSEEEEEGIEEDSEGGEDSEDSDMEEVLQVPNPWANPGKRGKTG, from the exons ATGGACGGCCCGGATGAGGGGCCTCCGGCCAAGGCCCGCCGCCTCAGTAGCTCCGAGTCCCCTCAGAGcgagctgccgccgccgccgccgccgccgccgccacctctCTTGCGCCTGCCCCTGCCTCCACCTCAGCAGCGCCCGAGGCTCCGGGAGGAAACCGAGGCGGCACAG TCACTCCTTGACCTAAACTGCTCCCTCCATCAGTTCCTCAACCACCCCAAAATTTCAATCTTGATCAACCAACGCGATGAAGACATTTTCCGCTACTTGACCAATCTGCAG GTACAGGATCTCAGACATATCTCCATGGGCTACAAAATGAAGCTGTACTTCCAGACAAACCCCTACTTCACAAATATGGTGATCGTCAAGGAGTTCCAGCGCAACCGCTCGG GCCGGCTGGTGTCTCACTCCACCCCAATTCGCTGGCACCGGGGCCAGGAACCTCAGGCCCACAGGCACAGGAACCAGGATGCCAGCCACAGCTTCTTCAGCTGGTTCTCAAACCATAGCCTCCCAGAGGCCGACAGGATTGCTGAG ATTATCAAGAATGACCTGTGGGTTAACCCCGTGCGTTACTACATGATGGGAGAAGGGGGCTACAGGGCAAGcagaaagaagcaagaaaaggaagaaag TAAAAACAGGGATGAATATGAGGTGGTGATCGTGGAAGACTCCGATGACTATCACATCATGGAAGACATAATTGGAGAGACCTCAGACAGTGATGGTATCACCGACAATGAGACCATTCATGACATCAAGATCTCTGACTTCATGGAGACCACTGACTGCTTCGAGACCACTGACAACGAGATAACTGACATCAGCGAGAGCCTCTGTGACAGTGAGTGCCCTGACCACAATGAGAGCATTGACAGTGAGACCACTGATAATGAGAGCCCCGATGACAACGAAACCACTGATAACAATGAGAGTGCTGATGACAACGAGACCACTGACAACAATGAGAGTACCGATGACAACAATGAGAATCCTGATGACAACAATGAGAACCCCGATGACAACAGTGAGAACCCTGAAGACAACAACACTGATGACAATGAAGAGAACCCTGATGACAACGAAGAGAACACTGATGATAACGATGAGAACGCTGATGGTGACGAGAACCCCAATGGTGATGATGAGAACCCCAAAGGTGGCAACCACAGCAGCAACGGCAGCAACCAGGACAGCAGCGACAGTGACAATGGAGACAATGACGGCAGTGATATTGAAGATAATGATGGCAACGAAGGTGACAATGAAGGTAGTGATGATGATGGCAATGAAGGTGACAATGAAGGCAGCGATGATGACGACAGAGACATTGAAGACTATGAGAATGACCTTGAAGACTTTGACAAGGATCACCATAACAGCGCCAACCAGGATGACTTTGAGGACGAGGTAGAGAACATCTCCGTAGAAGAATCATcagtggaggaagaagaggagggcagTGAGGAAG GCAGTGAGCAAGAAGGTGAGGACAGTGATGATGAGGAAGGaagcgaggaggaggaggaaggaatcGAAGAAGACTCAGAAGGAGGGGAAGACTCAGAAGACTCCGACATGGAGGAGGTGCTTCAGGTCCCAAACCCTTGGGCCAACCCGGGGAAGAGGGGCAAAACGGGATAA